A stretch of the uncultured Trichococcus sp. genome encodes the following:
- a CDS encoding Gfo/Idh/MocA family oxidoreductase, whose translation MVGIVIIGCGDVSKQRHAPLSHKNEKINLIGFYNRTIAKAEAFQKRYGGKVYRNLEEIWEDGTVDAVIVATNEQSHSPITIAALEAGKHVLCEKPMADSVAEAERMQLAAEKTGKKLMIIHNQRLYPAHQLLKKLLKDGTLGKIHAYRTTLANQGQENDGWGTAFPDFYDRIGHTNGALAQVGVHRIDLLNYLFSEDPVIAVLAQTATQGKQLADGSPVPYEDYAVMQLQHRSGIQGTLLTHWFDYSNERQTVIYGEKATAITYADGHPVALYRKNGEKTYLDDPSQDGLYTEPLTPIVDKFVESIEQDTVPFVTAEQGITALRILAAAYRSQATQTWIPIEQEDE comes from the coding sequence ATGGTCGGGATTGTCATCATTGGTTGCGGGGACGTTTCGAAACAGAGGCACGCCCCTCTAAGCCATAAAAACGAAAAAATCAATCTGATCGGATTCTATAACCGTACGATCGCAAAAGCAGAAGCTTTCCAAAAGAGGTACGGCGGGAAAGTCTACCGAAACCTGGAGGAAATCTGGGAAGACGGAACGGTCGATGCCGTCATCGTCGCTACGAACGAACAATCGCACAGCCCCATCACCATCGCTGCACTGGAAGCCGGCAAGCATGTGCTGTGTGAAAAGCCGATGGCAGATTCGGTGGCCGAGGCCGAACGCATGCAGCTGGCAGCCGAGAAAACGGGCAAAAAGCTGATGATCATCCATAACCAACGGCTTTATCCCGCACATCAGCTGCTTAAAAAGTTGCTGAAGGATGGGACACTCGGGAAGATCCATGCCTACCGGACGACCTTGGCCAACCAAGGCCAGGAAAATGACGGTTGGGGTACGGCATTCCCGGATTTCTACGACCGCATCGGCCATACGAACGGGGCTTTGGCGCAAGTGGGAGTCCACCGCATTGACTTGTTGAACTACTTGTTCAGTGAAGATCCCGTCATTGCAGTGTTGGCCCAGACCGCGACACAAGGCAAGCAGTTGGCGGACGGCAGCCCGGTTCCTTATGAGGATTACGCGGTAATGCAGCTTCAACATCGCTCCGGTATCCAGGGGACCTTGCTGACCCACTGGTTCGATTACTCGAACGAAAGGCAGACCGTCATCTACGGAGAAAAGGCCACGGCCATTACTTATGCGGACGGGCATCCGGTGGCGCTTTACCGGAAGAACGGGGAAAAGACCTACCTGGATGATCCCTCGCAGGACGGCTTATATACAGAACCATTGACACCGATCGTCGACAAGTTTGTCGAAAGCATCGAACAGGATACAGTTCCCTTCGTGACAGCGGAACAGGGGATAACGGCATTGCGCATTCTGGCCGCCGCTTACCGCTCGCAAGCAACACAGACATGGATACCCATCGAACAGGAGGATGAATAA